A DNA window from Paenibacillus andongensis contains the following coding sequences:
- a CDS encoding DEAD/DEAH box helicase: protein MKTFQEFGLEPAILRAVTEMGFEESTPIQEKTIPLAMEGRDLIGQAQTGTGKTAAFGIPLIHKINTKEERISALIMCPTRELAIQVAEEIEKLGRFKGIRSLPIYGGQDIVKQIRALKKKPQIIIGTPGRLLDHINRKTIKLDDVQTVVLDEADEMLDMGFMDDIQSILKLVPEERHTMLFSATMPTNIQKLAQQFLRNPEHVSVIPKQVSAPLIDQAYIELHEKQKFEALSRLIDMEAPDLAIIFGRTKRRVDELAEALQKRGYAAEGLHGDLSQNQRDNVMRKFRDGSIDVLVATDVAARGLDVSGVTHVINFDLPQDPESYVHRIGRTGRAGKEGTAWTFVTPREIDHLHFIEKVTRHKINKKPLPSLAEAIEGKQKMTAERILDVLQNDTQAEFKGLAIQMLEQYDSVNLLAAAMKLLTGDKKEANIELTPEDPIRARKKKFDVRSSGRRVGGGYGSGSGDRRQGGGYSSGAGSSSSNSRYPRKDSRDYGSNREGGSSSSSRNREYGSNNSGNRDRSRAPRKSEDTLVNK, encoded by the coding sequence TTGAAAACATTTCAGGAGTTTGGTTTAGAGCCGGCGATTTTACGCGCTGTTACGGAGATGGGTTTTGAAGAATCCACACCAATCCAAGAAAAAACGATTCCATTGGCCATGGAAGGCCGGGATTTGATTGGTCAAGCACAAACAGGAACTGGTAAAACAGCTGCTTTCGGTATTCCGCTTATTCACAAAATCAATACAAAAGAAGAGCGCATTTCTGCTCTTATCATGTGTCCTACACGGGAACTTGCCATTCAGGTTGCGGAAGAGATTGAGAAACTCGGTCGTTTCAAAGGCATTCGTTCCTTACCCATCTATGGTGGACAGGATATCGTTAAACAAATTCGTGCTTTGAAGAAAAAACCGCAAATCATTATCGGTACACCGGGACGTCTACTTGACCACATTAACCGTAAAACAATCAAATTAGACGATGTACAAACAGTGGTTCTGGATGAAGCAGATGAAATGCTTGACATGGGCTTCATGGATGATATCCAATCCATTTTGAAATTGGTTCCAGAAGAGCGTCACACGATGTTGTTCTCTGCAACAATGCCAACGAATATTCAGAAATTGGCACAACAGTTTCTTCGTAACCCTGAGCATGTATCGGTTATCCCGAAACAAGTTAGTGCACCTTTGATTGACCAAGCTTATATCGAATTGCACGAAAAACAAAAATTCGAAGCGCTTAGCCGTTTGATCGACATGGAAGCTCCAGATCTTGCCATCATCTTCGGCCGTACTAAACGTCGGGTTGATGAATTGGCAGAAGCTCTTCAAAAAAGAGGCTATGCAGCTGAAGGTCTTCATGGTGACTTGTCCCAAAATCAACGTGATAACGTAATGAGAAAATTCCGTGACGGCAGCATTGATGTACTAGTAGCGACAGACGTTGCTGCGCGTGGTCTAGATGTATCCGGCGTTACTCATGTCATTAACTTTGACCTTCCGCAAGATCCAGAAAGCTATGTTCACCGTATCGGTCGTACAGGCCGCGCTGGTAAAGAAGGCACAGCATGGACCTTCGTAACACCTAGAGAGATCGATCACCTGCACTTTATTGAGAAAGTTACTCGTCACAAAATTAACAAAAAACCATTACCTAGCTTGGCTGAAGCCATTGAAGGTAAACAAAAAATGACAGCTGAGCGTATCCTTGATGTGCTTCAAAATGATACACAAGCAGAATTCAAAGGCTTAGCTATTCAAATGTTAGAACAATATGATTCCGTAAATCTCCTTGCAGCCGCTATGAAGCTTTTGACAGGGGACAAAAAGGAAGCGAATATTGAGTTAACACCTGAAGATCCAATTCGTGCAAGAAAGAAAAAATTCGATGTTCGCAGCTCAGGTAGACGAGTTGGCGGCGGTTATGGTTCAGGATCAGGAGATCGTCGTCAAGGTGGCGGATACAGCTCCGGTGCTGGTTCCAGCAGCTCGAACTCCCGTTACCCGCGTAAAGATAGCAGAGATTATGGTTCAAACAGAGAAGGTGGAAGCAGTTCATCTTCCAGAAACCGTGAGTACGGAAGCAACAACTCCGGGAACCGCGATCGTTCCAGAGCTCCTCGTAAGAGCGAAGATACACTAGTGAATAAATAA
- a CDS encoding YesL family protein: protein MEFRGVMGGLYRISEWIMRLSVINLLWMLCSIPVFFFAFMGLVSPSVDALKASLPIIAILAPFTLFPATSAMFAVARKWVTGEEDVPLLKTFFRGYKENYVQSMVGGIFFVIIFVIIEVNYFFYLKQGSSLKLLAVLFIAFTVIIIISLFNFFSIMVHLHMKVLQILKNAVLITIGNPINSIVLLLCNGAILYICLTKFNFFLVVFFMGSIMATFSFWQFNRSFTKLQTKQQELEEKEQQRLAEAQEEEAQNEAEAITDGEEESKSEVSLHKKDENEKTRD from the coding sequence TTGGAGTTTAGAGGAGTTATGGGAGGACTGTACAGAATATCGGAGTGGATTATGCGTTTGTCGGTTATTAATCTGCTTTGGATGCTATGTTCGATTCCGGTTTTCTTTTTTGCTTTTATGGGCTTGGTGAGTCCATCCGTTGATGCATTGAAGGCATCGCTACCCATTATCGCCATTTTGGCACCGTTTACTTTATTTCCTGCAACTTCCGCGATGTTTGCTGTAGCTCGGAAATGGGTTACAGGTGAAGAAGATGTACCACTCTTGAAAACTTTTTTTCGTGGATATAAAGAAAACTACGTACAGAGCATGGTTGGTGGCATTTTCTTCGTTATCATTTTCGTTATCATTGAGGTGAACTACTTCTTTTATTTGAAGCAGGGGAGTTCACTGAAGCTATTGGCTGTATTGTTTATCGCTTTCACGGTCATTATCATCATTTCGTTGTTCAATTTCTTCTCGATTATGGTTCATTTGCATATGAAGGTTTTACAAATTTTGAAGAATGCTGTATTGATTACGATTGGTAATCCAATCAATTCGATTGTTTTGCTGCTTTGTAACGGAGCTATCCTTTACATTTGTTTGACCAAATTTAATTTCTTCCTTGTCGTTTTCTTTATGGGAAGTATTATGGCGACATTCTCTTTCTGGCAGTTTAACCGCAGCTTCACCAAACTCCAAACGAAGCAGCAGGAGTTAGAAGAGAAGGAACAACAGAGGCTGGCTGAAGCGCAAGAAGAGGAAGCGCAAAATGAAGCAGAAGCTATAACTGACGGTGAAGAAGAAAGTAAGTCCGAAGTTAGCTTGCATAAAAAAGATGAGAATGAAAAGACTAGAGACTAA
- a CDS encoding Nramp family divalent metal transporter has product MGIAYKKQEQESNAWKGRSPMPSLPEVHQSMRVPKKAGFFRKLLAFVGPGYLVAVGYMDPGNWATDLAGGSKFGYTLLSVILISNLMAILLQALAGRLGIVTGRDLAQACRDHYSKPVSFGLWVLCELAIAACDLAEVIGAAIALQLLFGMPLIYGVILTSLDVLLVLMLQKKGFRYIEAMVISLIALITFCFVMELIFSRPDFAAVAVGFIPKAEIVTNPAMLYIALGILGATVMPHNLYLHSSIVQTRKIEPTVEGKREAIKFATIDSTVALMLALFVNAAILILSAAAFHSAGKEVAEIQDAYHLLGPMLGTGIASILFAVALLASGQNSTLTGTLAGQIVMEGFLNIRLSPWLRRLITRMIAIVPAVIVIGIYGESGATDLLILSQVILSLQLSFAVIPLVTFTSDRKKMGELVTPRWMIALSWFVAILIAGLNAYLLYATFFG; this is encoded by the coding sequence ATGGGTATAGCATATAAAAAACAAGAACAAGAGTCCAATGCATGGAAAGGCAGATCACCAATGCCTAGTCTGCCTGAAGTCCATCAGAGTATGCGCGTACCGAAGAAAGCGGGCTTTTTCCGTAAACTGCTTGCTTTTGTAGGTCCGGGTTATCTCGTAGCTGTTGGGTATATGGATCCGGGAAATTGGGCGACTGATTTAGCAGGCGGATCCAAATTCGGATATACATTGCTTTCTGTTATTTTAATATCAAATTTGATGGCGATTCTGCTGCAAGCTTTGGCTGGCCGCCTAGGGATTGTTACAGGTCGAGACTTAGCGCAAGCTTGTCGGGATCATTATAGTAAACCAGTTTCATTCGGACTATGGGTGTTGTGTGAGTTAGCTATTGCAGCATGTGACTTGGCTGAAGTTATTGGCGCTGCGATTGCCTTACAGCTATTGTTCGGTATGCCGCTTATTTATGGAGTCATTCTTACATCGTTAGATGTTCTATTGGTTCTTATGCTGCAAAAAAAGGGTTTTCGTTATATTGAAGCCATGGTTATTAGTCTCATCGCTCTAATTACTTTTTGCTTCGTGATGGAGCTTATTTTCTCAAGACCCGATTTTGCTGCTGTTGCTGTTGGTTTTATTCCTAAAGCAGAAATTGTAACGAATCCAGCTATGTTATATATTGCCCTTGGTATTCTTGGAGCAACGGTCATGCCTCACAATTTATATTTGCATTCTTCTATCGTACAAACGCGTAAAATCGAGCCGACAGTAGAAGGTAAACGTGAAGCAATTAAATTCGCCACGATAGATTCGACTGTAGCTTTAATGTTGGCCTTGTTCGTCAATGCCGCGATACTCATTCTTTCGGCAGCGGCCTTTCATTCAGCAGGTAAGGAAGTAGCGGAAATACAAGATGCATACCACCTTTTGGGGCCTATGCTGGGCACAGGTATCGCGAGCATTCTATTTGCAGTTGCGCTGCTAGCTTCAGGGCAAAATTCTACACTTACAGGTACATTGGCTGGTCAGATCGTGATGGAGGGCTTTCTTAATATTAGACTCTCTCCTTGGCTGCGCCGATTAATAACACGAATGATCGCTATCGTTCCCGCTGTCATTGTTATTGGTATATATGGAGAGAGCGGCGCTACAGATTTACTCATTCTCAGCCAGGTTATTTTATCCTTGCAACTTTCCTTTGCAGTTATTCCGCTTGTTACATTCACTTCGGACCGAAAGAAGATGGGGGAACTTGTAACGCCAAGGTGGATGATTGCACTAAGTTGGTTTGTGGCTATTTTGATTGCAGGCTTGAATGCATACTTACTTTACGCCACTTTTTTTGGGTAA
- a CDS encoding YitT family protein: MKKALDAFIILVGALLVAVGFNMFLIPHQLLSGGVSGFAMIIGYFTNFNIGFLYLLFNLPLMIWGLVSIGRRFIMISVASVILTVWLMQVIPTSYVAQEPILGAVFGGVLIGIGSGITLRIGGSSGGFDIVGLILTRKFDFPLGTILSSMNGVVIVALGYFKQNWDLALYSMLAIYISGKVVDTIHIRHVKVTAFIVTKQKDELINELLQLPRGVTLVKTEGAYTKQQHDMLMTVTTRYELVELKRIIKKIDPKAFVNIVETVGVVGEFRKLK; the protein is encoded by the coding sequence TTGAAAAAGGCGCTAGATGCATTCATAATTCTAGTTGGCGCACTGCTTGTCGCGGTTGGCTTCAACATGTTCCTCATTCCTCACCAACTGCTTAGCGGCGGGGTTTCTGGATTTGCCATGATTATTGGTTATTTTACGAATTTTAACATTGGTTTCTTGTATTTATTGTTTAACCTGCCATTGATGATTTGGGGATTGGTTTCAATTGGACGCAGATTTATTATGATCAGTGTAGCGTCGGTCATATTAACGGTATGGTTGATGCAAGTTATACCAACAAGCTATGTCGCGCAGGAGCCCATTCTTGGTGCAGTCTTTGGAGGCGTACTCATTGGTATAGGAAGCGGTATCACCTTAAGAATAGGCGGCTCAAGTGGAGGCTTTGATATCGTCGGTTTGATTTTGACGCGAAAATTTGATTTCCCTCTTGGCACCATTCTTTCATCAATGAACGGCGTTGTTATTGTTGCACTTGGCTATTTCAAGCAAAATTGGGACCTTGCTCTCTACTCGATGCTGGCCATCTATATTAGCGGGAAAGTCGTCGATACCATACATATTCGCCACGTCAAGGTGACCGCCTTCATTGTAACGAAGCAAAAGGATGAGTTGATTAACGAGCTGCTTCAACTGCCTAGAGGTGTTACTTTAGTTAAGACAGAAGGCGCTTATACGAAACAGCAGCATGATATGTTAATGACCGTCACTACACGCTATGAACTCGTAGAATTAAAGCGAATTATTAAGAAGATAGACCCGAAAGCATTCGTGAATATCGTTGAAACCGTTGGTGTCGTCGGGGAATTCCGCAAGCTTAAGTGA
- a CDS encoding DUF4247 domain-containing protein, which produces MKRWTSWVSFLLIIALLTACGADAGRYIKDQYPLVSVDGKGSNLSKVYLVENKSVPAVAAEIAAKESPKEKSKESDDQMFLVYNDKVINVQKDPSESKNSLVQIDSIEYAKSHYDSSFLQGYLTATLLQSLFGGGWFNNKRPYDDYRGYTRTPTYNAGSGKATTPTTDVSKDKQPTTSDRTGSFKTGTGTPNSGSSSTTRKNDGSTTNKVTKPSTSKPSTSKKTGSFKRR; this is translated from the coding sequence GTGAAAAGATGGACTTCATGGGTTTCTTTCTTATTGATCATCGCCCTTCTTACCGCGTGTGGCGCTGATGCCGGACGTTATATCAAAGATCAGTATCCGTTAGTCAGCGTTGACGGCAAAGGGAGCAATCTCTCCAAGGTTTATTTAGTCGAAAACAAAAGCGTTCCAGCTGTAGCAGCAGAAATAGCAGCCAAAGAGTCACCGAAGGAAAAGAGCAAGGAATCTGACGATCAAATGTTCCTTGTTTATAATGATAAGGTTATTAACGTCCAAAAGGATCCCAGTGAAAGTAAAAACTCACTTGTTCAGATCGATAGTATTGAATATGCCAAATCACATTACGACTCCTCTTTCCTGCAAGGTTATTTGACAGCCACCCTGCTTCAATCCTTATTTGGTGGGGGATGGTTTAATAATAAACGGCCTTACGACGACTATAGAGGCTACACTCGGACACCGACTTATAATGCAGGTAGCGGTAAGGCGACTACACCAACAACGGATGTATCGAAGGATAAGCAACCAACAACGTCAGATCGAACGGGCAGTTTCAAGACAGGTACAGGCACGCCAAATTCAGGAAGCAGCTCCACAACACGTAAAAACGACGGTTCCACTACAAATAAGGTAACGAAACCTTCAACCAGTAAGCCAAGCACTTCTAAAAAGACAGGCTCTTTCAAAAGACGCTGA
- a CDS encoding Sec-independent protein translocase subunit TatA/TatB, which translates to MGALSPWHIILIAIVALLLFGPNKLPELGRGFGKMFREFKDATNGNGGNITTDDQPAPVRKEINPAEVTKTESGQVQK; encoded by the coding sequence ATGGGAGCATTATCTCCTTGGCACATCATCTTAATCGCAATTGTTGCCCTTCTTTTGTTTGGGCCTAATAAACTGCCTGAACTTGGCAGAGGTTTTGGCAAAATGTTTCGTGAATTTAAAGATGCAACGAATGGAAATGGCGGCAATATAACTACTGATGATCAGCCTGCACCGGTTCGTAAAGAGATTAATCCTGCAGAAGTCACGAAAACCGAATCAGGACAAGTTCAGAAATAA
- a CDS encoding GNAT family N-acetyltransferase: MLIRPVESDNDVKMAYEIEIAVFSKEAAATIEAFHMRKHLFGTYFLVAENEPNHQIIGVTNSVKIHNKELADDSIKQLTHPAENGQYLCILTIAVHPSYQRRGVATELLQRIIEIARKDGLKGIVLMCEEHLISFYEKNGFVYAAPSNSQHAGIQWHEMNLIWK, encoded by the coding sequence ATGCTGATTCGGCCCGTCGAAAGCGATAATGATGTTAAAATGGCTTATGAAATTGAGATTGCTGTTTTTTCAAAAGAGGCAGCTGCTACAATAGAAGCTTTTCACATGAGAAAGCATCTGTTTGGAACTTATTTTCTTGTGGCAGAAAACGAGCCAAACCATCAAATTATTGGCGTAACCAATAGCGTAAAGATCCATAATAAGGAATTAGCTGATGATAGTATCAAACAATTGACGCATCCCGCTGAGAATGGACAATATCTTTGTATTTTGACCATAGCCGTGCATCCGTCCTACCAACGACGCGGTGTCGCCACTGAACTTCTGCAACGAATCATCGAAATAGCCAGAAAGGATGGCTTGAAGGGCATTGTTTTGATGTGTGAAGAGCATTTAATTTCATTTTACGAAAAAAATGGATTTGTTTATGCAGCTCCATCAAATTCTCAGCACGCCGGCATCCAGTGGCATGAAATGAATTTAATATGGAAATAA
- a CDS encoding DUF4178 domain-containing protein encodes MSIFKRVSSILRSQKQEPTTTPIGNPLEDARVGDIVNVDLEEYVVSGKVIYFDRGFAPHRYAYYLQSGKNIQCLIVEKGRTYDCFLCSFVEGALDDPNDVPTRLELDEDVTFDLEFHRNDVTRTEGNTDFRSGDDCLFWRYFGPDRRFFFLQWQDGKFIALEGERTPGNQIKFLKSTP; translated from the coding sequence ATGTCCATATTTAAACGAGTTAGCAGCATCCTGCGCAGTCAAAAACAAGAACCAACAACAACACCTATAGGTAATCCACTTGAAGATGCCCGAGTTGGGGATATTGTTAATGTAGATTTAGAAGAGTATGTTGTTTCCGGCAAGGTCATTTATTTTGACCGCGGGTTTGCTCCACATCGTTACGCTTATTATTTACAAAGCGGCAAAAATATTCAGTGTTTGATTGTGGAAAAAGGGCGAACCTACGACTGTTTCCTTTGCAGCTTTGTCGAAGGTGCACTCGATGATCCGAATGATGTCCCTACTCGTTTGGAGCTTGACGAAGATGTTACCTTCGACTTGGAATTTCATCGCAATGATGTCACTCGGACGGAAGGAAACACCGACTTCCGCAGCGGAGACGATTGTCTCTTTTGGAGATATTTTGGTCCGGACCGTAGATTCTTCTTCCTCCAATGGCAGGACGGCAAGTTTATTGCTCTTGAAGGAGAGCGCACGCCGGGCAATCAGATCAAATTTTTGAAATCGACGCCCTAG
- a CDS encoding putative glycoside hydrolase, whose amino-acid sequence MEILLASLALIWGNVTAANPDATFEQLVQASLNAKNAVAIVQPNPSQEMDPLAPVNKQDPQKDAPVVKGIYATAHSAGGSRLNTLVKLLDDTELNSMVIDVKDDWGYITWQTGNAELEAMGTTQKIIGNMPGLMSTLSEHHIYPIGRIVVFKDTVLAKKKPEWSFVNPDGTLWGNGKNPPDSFVNPYNKEVWDYNIAVAKEAVKAGFKEIQFDYVRFPEGFEKRADILKYTKDERSRIDAVASFVKYAKEQLQPLGVRVSVDIFGYAASVPAAEGIGQDFEKISQNVDVIAPMIYPSHYSTGWFGSKVPDAAPFVTIDGASKDTTKKLEAIDKKGWKPIVRPWIQDFTASWVPGYIKYGKHEVEEQIRALKENGVNEFLLWNANNNYTPDVKY is encoded by the coding sequence ATGGAAATATTACTTGCTTCACTTGCCCTAATCTGGGGCAATGTAACGGCCGCTAACCCGGATGCTACTTTTGAACAGCTTGTACAAGCTTCTCTGAATGCGAAGAATGCTGTTGCAATTGTTCAACCCAATCCGTCCCAAGAGATGGATCCACTCGCTCCAGTTAACAAACAGGACCCACAGAAGGATGCACCTGTTGTTAAAGGTATTTACGCAACAGCCCATAGCGCTGGAGGTTCACGCCTAAACACACTTGTAAAGCTGCTGGACGACACGGAACTTAACTCAATGGTTATCGATGTTAAGGATGATTGGGGTTACATCACTTGGCAAACAGGGAACGCAGAGCTTGAGGCGATGGGCACGACACAGAAAATAATAGGTAATATGCCTGGTTTAATGAGTACCTTGAGCGAACATCATATTTATCCAATTGGCCGTATCGTTGTATTCAAGGACACGGTTCTTGCCAAGAAGAAACCAGAATGGTCTTTCGTCAATCCAGATGGAACACTGTGGGGCAACGGTAAAAACCCGCCGGACAGCTTCGTAAATCCGTATAACAAAGAAGTATGGGATTACAATATCGCCGTTGCTAAAGAAGCCGTAAAAGCTGGATTTAAAGAAATTCAATTCGACTACGTCCGATTCCCGGAAGGTTTCGAGAAAAGAGCTGACATTCTCAAGTATACCAAGGATGAACGTTCACGTATTGATGCAGTTGCTTCCTTCGTCAAATATGCCAAAGAACAATTGCAGCCGCTTGGTGTTCGTGTATCTGTTGATATTTTTGGTTATGCGGCCTCTGTTCCGGCAGCCGAAGGCATTGGTCAAGATTTCGAGAAAATCTCTCAAAATGTCGATGTCATCGCTCCCATGATTTATCCAAGTCATTACAGCACAGGCTGGTTTGGCTCCAAAGTACCGGATGCAGCACCTTTTGTCACTATCGATGGAGCATCTAAGGACACAACCAAGAAGCTGGAAGCCATTGATAAGAAAGGTTGGAAGCCGATTGTTCGACCTTGGATTCAAGATTTCACTGCTTCTTGGGTGCCTGGTTATATCAAGTACGGTAAGCATGAAGTGGAAGAACAAATACGTGCATTGAAGGAAAACGGCGTGAATGAGTTCCTCCTTTGGAACGCCAATAACAACTACACACCTGATGTGAAATACTAA
- a CDS encoding MFS transporter, with protein sequence MLKLDKQIISLSGVNFFYYASSAILLPYLPLYLQSKGYSASEIGLLMMIGPFISIFAQPFWGYVSDRFNSVRNIVFLLWSLSLLGSLGLFLTKGFGLTLGFILMLYFFLLPSIPLIDNLVVKSTAQRGMSYGSVRLWGSIGFSGVALISGLLLEELGGVANIPYFYWALWIFPFLLLAFIKDEKGSGQRITLSTIGTIFKNKNFLWFMVMVLMISIPHRMNDALLGLYLNKLGATDSMVSWAWAIAACTEIPVFAYINRYIHRYHELTILGLVSVLYTIRWILYTFFSDPWVLIGLQTTHMVTFAVLWIVAVQYVVRLLPEQFGSTGQSILAMVFMGLAGIIGGSVGGWLSEQWGGASMYVFASVMSAIAAGMFFATQVVMRRRS encoded by the coding sequence TTGTTGAAACTTGATAAACAGATTATTTCATTATCTGGCGTTAATTTTTTTTACTATGCATCTAGTGCCATTTTATTGCCCTATTTACCTTTATATTTGCAAAGTAAGGGCTATTCAGCTAGCGAGATTGGACTCTTAATGATGATAGGTCCCTTCATCTCCATATTCGCACAGCCGTTCTGGGGTTATGTCAGCGACCGATTCAACTCCGTGAGGAATATCGTATTTTTACTTTGGAGTCTTTCCTTACTAGGAAGTTTAGGCTTGTTTTTAACAAAAGGCTTCGGGCTTACACTTGGATTTATTTTAATGCTTTATTTCTTCTTGCTGCCATCCATTCCACTCATCGACAATTTGGTTGTCAAATCAACGGCGCAGCGTGGGATGTCGTATGGATCCGTCCGATTATGGGGTTCTATCGGATTCTCGGGTGTTGCTCTAATTTCAGGTCTCTTACTCGAAGAATTAGGTGGGGTAGCGAACATACCTTATTTTTATTGGGCGTTATGGATCTTCCCATTTCTACTGCTTGCTTTTATCAAAGACGAGAAAGGCAGCGGACAGCGAATAACATTAAGTACGATTGGTACTATTTTCAAAAATAAAAACTTCTTATGGTTTATGGTCATGGTTCTGATGATATCCATTCCACATCGAATGAACGATGCACTATTAGGATTATATCTGAATAAATTAGGTGCTACGGACTCTATGGTCAGCTGGGCATGGGCCATTGCGGCCTGTACGGAAATTCCGGTATTTGCCTATATCAATCGGTACATACATCGATATCATGAACTGACCATCTTAGGCCTCGTTTCGGTCTTATATACGATACGTTGGATACTCTACACGTTCTTCAGCGATCCATGGGTGCTTATTGGTTTGCAGACGACACATATGGTCACCTTTGCTGTTCTGTGGATCGTTGCTGTACAGTATGTCGTACGCCTTCTTCCGGAGCAATTTGGCTCAACGGGGCAGTCCATTCTTGCGATGGTGTTCATGGGGCTTGCAGGCATTATCGGAGGTTCAGTCGGCGGTTGGTTGAGTGAGCAGTGGGGGGGCGCAAGCATGTATGTGTTTGCATCCGTCATGTCGGCCATAGCAGCAGGTATGTTCTTCGCTACTCAAGTCGTAATGCGTAGAAGAAGCTAG
- the xylB gene encoding xylulokinase, whose product MGIDLGTSAVKCILVDDSGQVIGSHSVEYPLQQPHPGWAEQHPEDWWNATIKGIRALLEKTSVTGEAVAGIGFSGQMHGSVFLDEAQQVIRPALLWCDQRTAEQCAYIESTVGEAELGRLTGNRALTGFTAPKVIWLRQHEPEHYARVRHLLLPKDYVRLRLTGAFGMDMADASGTLLLDVAHRSWSQTVTERLNIPMEWLPPLYESGDVAGHLLPEAASLTGLAAGTPVVAGGGDQACGAVGVGVVRQGIASVALGTSGVVFVHDDTYQVDEAYRLHSFCHGVPGKWHRMGVMLAAGGSFQWWRNHFAHEELERAQQEGKDVYEILTSAAATAPLGSEGLLFLPYLSGERTPHPDPKARGAFIGLNLRHGKAHLTRAVLEGITFGLRDSLELIRDSGIEVTELRVNGGGARSPFWRQMIADIFGIPVVTVNSTDGPAYGAAIMAASGVLQEDITTLCEKWIKVTDRVEPNADNQKQYDAYYQIYRGLYGTLQHTFHQLSHLAGH is encoded by the coding sequence ATGGGCATCGATTTAGGAACTTCTGCGGTCAAATGCATCCTTGTGGATGACTCTGGTCAGGTGATTGGCAGCCATAGCGTTGAATATCCGCTTCAGCAGCCTCATCCGGGATGGGCGGAGCAGCATCCAGAGGATTGGTGGAACGCTACAATCAAGGGTATCCGCGCTCTTTTAGAGAAAACAAGCGTCACTGGCGAAGCCGTCGCTGGCATAGGCTTCTCCGGCCAGATGCACGGGTCGGTATTCCTTGACGAGGCGCAGCAGGTCATCCGACCTGCGCTGCTTTGGTGTGACCAGCGCACCGCGGAGCAGTGCGCTTACATCGAGTCGACCGTCGGCGAAGCCGAACTCGGACGACTAACGGGCAACCGGGCGCTGACCGGCTTCACCGCGCCCAAGGTCATTTGGCTCCGGCAGCACGAGCCGGAGCATTACGCACGCGTTCGGCATCTGCTGCTGCCGAAGGACTACGTCAGGCTGCGCCTGACGGGAGCGTTCGGCATGGACATGGCCGACGCAAGCGGCACCCTGCTGCTGGACGTCGCCCACCGCAGCTGGTCGCAGACCGTCACTGAGCGGCTGAACATTCCTATGGAATGGCTGCCGCCGCTTTATGAGTCCGGCGACGTTGCCGGACACCTGCTGCCGGAAGCGGCCAGTCTAACCGGCCTAGCCGCAGGCACGCCGGTCGTCGCTGGCGGCGGCGACCAAGCTTGCGGCGCCGTCGGTGTTGGCGTCGTACGCCAAGGCATCGCGTCTGTGGCGCTCGGCACGTCCGGTGTCGTCTTCGTTCACGACGACACCTACCAAGTAGATGAAGCTTATCGGCTTCATTCCTTCTGTCACGGTGTGCCGGGCAAGTGGCACCGCATGGGGGTCATGCTGGCCGCCGGCGGCTCATTCCAGTGGTGGCGCAACCACTTCGCGCACGAGGAGCTTGAGCGTGCGCAGCAGGAAGGCAAAGACGTCTATGAAATCCTGACGTCAGCAGCAGCCACAGCACCCCTCGGAAGCGAAGGCTTGCTGTTCCTGCCTTACTTATCCGGGGAGCGGACGCCGCACCCCGATCCGAAGGCTCGAGGCGCCTTCATCGGTCTCAACCTACGTCACGGGAAAGCCCATCTCACCCGTGCCGTTCTCGAAGGCATTACCTTCGGGCTCCGCGACTCGCTGGAGTTAATCCGCGATTCCGGCATTGAAGTCACCGAACTTCGTGTGAATGGCGGAGGTGCCAGAAGTCCGTTCTGGCGTCAAATGATTGCCGACATCTTCGGTATCCCTGTGGTCACTGTTAATTCCACAGACGGCCCTGCGTATGGCGCTGCTATTATGGCCGCTTCAGGCGTACTGCAAGAGGATATAACTACTCTCTGTGAGAAATGGATTAAAGTCACCGATCGTGTAGAACCAAATGCTGATAATCAGAAACAGTATGACGCCTACTATCAAATATATCGTGGTCTTTATGGAACTCTTCAGCACACATTCCACCAACTAAGTCATTTGGCTGGTCATTAA